The sequence CCGCGACTCGTCGGACACGCTGCGGCGCTCGCGGGCCGTCTCGATGGCGTAGAGGGCCCCCGATAGCCCGAGTCCCAGATACGCCAGCCCCGACGTTCCCCGGATCGATCCGAGCCCGAACGCGACCGCCAGTCGGCTCTGGCCGGACTCGATGGCGTCACCGACCGTCATCACGGCGGTTCCGAGATGGGGGATCGTGACGACCTCGCCCGTCGGTCGCCAGGCGCTCGCGACGATCTGCCCGTCCTGAACGGGCGGTTCCCCCGAGTCCTGATCCGTAACCGGATTGGCGTCGCCCTTGGTGATGTATCCCCGCTCGGTCTCCTCAACCACCCGGTGAGTCGTCAGCCCGCCGCCGTCGATCTCCTCGGCCTCGAAGACGATTACGTCGCCGGGCTCCGGATCGTCCGTCACGACGTCCGGAACCGCGACGAACCCGTGACCGGTCTCGATGGTCGGCTCCATGCTGCCGGTCTCGACGAACCCCAGCAGGATCGGCTGGCCGAGTATCTGCCCCGCGAACAGGGCGAGGATACTCGCGAGTACGAGCCCCTGAAACACCCGCGTCACCCCCCAGTGAATCATTCGTACACCTAGACTAATTTTATAAAATTACTTGTATATTTCGATTTATAACATGTATTTGCGGTATCGGTGACAGTCAAACGCAGCTCGCTACGACGAAAATCGGCGTCGCGGCGCTACGCGGAGAAGAGCCGCTCTAGCTCCGCGTTGATCGTTTCCCGGTCGAGTTCCTCACCGGATAGGTCGAATTCGATACCCGCTACCGTCTCGTAGTCGTCGAGCGTCGGTGTCGTGTCCGTCATCTCTTAGACCTCCTCTGCAATGATTTCGATCTCGTCGTTGACGGCGACCGAGTCCACCGCCGTCTCCGGGAGGGCGAACGCCGCCAGACTGAACTCGATCTCCTCACCGGGCGACAGCGTCGAGATCGAGATGAAGTTGCTCTCCCACGGCGGCCACTCGAGATCAATCTCGATTCCGCCGGCCTGGGGCACGAGCAGGACACCAAGCACGCCGTCGAAGTCCTGCCAGTCCACGTCGCCAAACGCCAGCGGCGTGACCCGGAGTTCGACCTCCTGGGAGCCCTGGTTCTGGATCTGGAAGATGTCCTCGATTCCCGTGACCGCGTTGGCGTTCAGACCCTGGCCGCCGGCGATACCGTCGCCGACATTGTCGTTGTCGCCGGTCAGATTGATCGCGAGCGCGTCGCTGTCGGTCGTGTCCACATAATTGCCGTTCGGCCCGTCGCCGGGCTGGATGCCAAGGTACGCGCTGGCGTCCTCGGAGACGGTGACGGCGACGTCGCGCTCGGCCTGGACGCTGCTGAACGCGCCGGTACCGAGGGCGAGCCCGCTGCCCGCCGCGAGCGTGCCGATACTCAGGACGAAGTTGCGTCGTTCCATCTGTTATCCACTCAGTTACGCGGTCGCGCTGAAGGTCACCGAGTCGAGCAGTTCGTCGCCGTCGCCGAGGCCGCTGTCTTCGGTATCGATTTCGAGACAGATCGTCGTGCTCTCGCCGGCGCCGAGCGTGACCGCGCTGTCGGTCAGCGAGTCGCCGTCGTAGGCCTCGCCGTCCGGGTAGAACGCGACCAGGTCGGCGTTATCGCCGTGTTTGGCCACGATGACGTCGACTTCCTGCGTCCCCTGGTTCTCGATGTCGAACAGGTTCCCGATCTGCGTGACCGCATCGGGGTTGACGCCCTCGCCGCCGCCCGCGACGCCGTCGTTGCTCGGGCTGAGATCGATCGTCAGCGTGCCGTCGTTCCCGTCGTCGGTGACGTAGTCCGCGTTGTCGCCGCCGGTGCCCTCGAGTCGCAGGTAGGCCGAAGCGTCGTCGGCGACTTCGACGTCGATGTCACGATTCGCGCTCACGCTCGAGAACGCCCCCGTCCCGATCGCCGCGGCGGTTCCGGATGCCAGTGCGCCCATTCCGATAACGAATTTGCGTCGTTGCATGGTTAGTGGTGTGGTGAGCGGAACCTCGCGGACGGTCGTCCGCGAGAACCCGTCGCCCCGCTTCTCGCGGGGACCACGATTCAGCGATGGACAGCAGGGGATATTGTAATACAGTCGTGGAATTAATTCTGACACTGGTTTCCCTTCTATCAACGAGCGGTGGAGCGAACGTGGTACGTCGCATGGTGGCGATTGACTCGAGTCGCGTGCGAGTCAGCGGTCCGTAGACTGCGATCGACGCATCGTTGGCTTTCGGTCAATCGACCCCTGAGTACGATTGGAGGCGGTCTCGGTCCGATTGACTCTCGGTCAACCGGTGACTGAACCCGCATCGCGGGAGAATCGAGCGACGACGACCGTTCCGGGTAACTCCCGAAAGCGGATCTGTGACCGTCGATCGGCGGATGGTCGAAGCTTATCACTAGAACAAATATTCTCTACACAAAATAATTTAATTGAAGAAATTCAGGATTTCAATAGTTTTATTTCTGTACGCGTCCCACGTTCGATTGAATGGGGGGATGCCACGCGGAACAGACTCGGGACCGGAACGTCCCGCGACGAAACCAAGACGAATTGACCGAAGACGAACTCTTCGAACTCCTGTCGAACCGACGACGGCGACACATCCTTCACACGCTGATGGACGAGGCGGAGACGGCTGACATCGGCGACCTCTCACAAGAGATCGCCGCGGCGGAGGATGGACTCGCCTACGAGGAAGTCTCGAGTACCGATCGAAAGCGAGTCTATACGGCGCTCCAGCAGTCGCATCTACCGAAGCTGGATAAGGCCGGCGTCGTCGAGTTCGACCGCGATCGGGGGCTCGTCGAACCCACCCCGGCGCTCGAGAACGTCGAGATCTACATGGACGTCGTTCGCGGACGAGAAATCCCGTGGAGCGACTACTATCTGGGGCTGACGGCGGTGGCCACGTTGTTGCTCGGGGCGACCGTCGCCGGCTTTCCGCTGTTCGCCGACCTCCCGTCGCACGCGTGGGGAGTGTTCGTCGTCGTCGCCTTCGGCGTCTCCGCGCTCGCACACCGCTACTACGCGCGGCGCAACCGGCTCGGTATCGCCGACGAACCGCCGGCCGTGGAACTCGAGTACCGGAACCGAACGGAAGAGGGGCGATGAGATGAAGCGAACCAGACGCGCAGCGCTGCTGTTGATGGCCGCCTCGAGCGGTACCCTTGCCGTCGAGACGCTCGGCCTCTCGCGGTCGGCGGCCCGGCGAGACGCGGCCGTCGACGCCGCCGGCGATGCCGTCGCCTACCTGGGACTGACCGAGGACGGCGTTGAGGCCGGCGGTACCCTGTTCGAAGACGGCCCCCGGCCGTCGCCCGCGACATTCTCCGTCGTCAACGGGCTCTCCGCGCCCATCGCGCTCACCCTCGCGTCCAACCAATTTCGGATTCGGACGACCGACGAGGCAGCGGCTGTCGACGGAGACAGACTGCTCGTCGGCGGTGACGCGGGCGATCCGCTGGACCCGGGCGACCGCCTCGCGGAGATTACGGTCGAGCCGACGCCGGCAGCGATCGGATCGTTGGTCGGCTCGACGATAACCGGAACCGTCGACGTCACGGCGACGGGCGCGGAGACTCGGGTCGACGCCGAGCGCGACCTCTCGCTTTCGGTTCCCGGCGTTTCGGTCGAACGGGCGCTGCTGTCGGTGTCCCAGCGAGGCGGCGGCGTCTTCGAACACCGGTGGCTACTGGAGGGCGTCGACACCACGACGCACGGCCTCGAGGCGCTCAAACTCGATTACCGCAACGTCGAGACTGCCGGCGCGATCGACTTCACCGACGCGGACGGGCCGTCGGTCTCGGTCACTGCCGACGGCGCCGACCGTCTGGCGACGATCGAGACGCTGGAGCCGAACCGACTCACCGTCGCGCTCGCGGACGCGCTGATACTCGACGGAGCCGCCGTCGAACTCGTACTCGCGGAACCCGGCGGACCGGCGAGCCCGGGCGGTCAACCCGGTAGCCCGACGGGTGCGACGGTCGAACTGTTCGATGCCGGATTCAGCGCTACCGCCGAGGCGACACGGGACCGCCCGTGATCGGTCGCTACTTCTCGACTGCGGATCCGAATCCTACAGCGGTTCGATGATTTCGTCGGCGAACGTCGACAGCGCCGCCTCGCGATCCTCGTTCTCGAGCCCGATGATGGCGTGGTCGAGGCCGTACTCCTCGAGTCGCCGGAAGTAGTCCCGGAACCACTCGACGCCGGCCCGAAAGCCAAGGTGCAGCGGTTCGGCGTCGGCCGTCGGATCGTCGGCAAACTCGACGCGAACCGCGATGGCGAACGGTTTCTCGCCGGCCGACTCGCGCCACTCGACGAGGTACTCTTCCAGCGTGCGTTCCGGGAGGTGATAGAATAACCAGCCATCCCCGTGCTCGGCGATCCACTCGCGGGACTGGCGGGCGTTGCCCGTCGGGAGGAGCGGGATCGTTTCGGTCGTGGGCTCGGGGACGACCTCGAGGTCGCCTGATAAGGAGCCCCATTCGCCCTCGACAGTCGGAAAGTCCTCCCGCCAGACGGTGCGGACGGCCTCGAACCGGTCGCGAAACGCCCGGCCCCGCTCCTCGCGGTCGACGCCGAAGGCGGGGTACTCGGGGTCGCGGTCGCCAGAGGCGACGCCGAGGACGAGCCGGCCGTCCGAGAGCCGGTCGACGGTCGCAGCGGATTTGGCGACATGGATCGGATGCCGGAGCGTGAGGACGATACTCGAGGTACCGAGTGCGATGTCGTTAGTTCGGGTCGCGACGTGGGAGAGCCACGGCCACGTGTCGAACGTCTGGCCGGCGTCGCCGAACTTCGGCCAGTAGGTCGGAACGTCTCGCGCCCAGAGGCCGTCGAAGCCGACCGCCTCGGCGCGTTCGGCGAGTCGCAGTTCGGCTTCGATGTCGGGCGTCGAGCGGTTCGCTCCCGTTAGCGGGAAACCGGCGCCGAAGGTCAGGCCGTCGCTGTCGAACAGTC comes from Haloterrigena salifodinae and encodes:
- a CDS encoding signal peptidase I, whose translation is MIHWGVTRVFQGLVLASILALFAGQILGQPILLGFVETGSMEPTIETGHGFVAVPDVVTDDPEPGDVIVFEAEEIDGGGLTTHRVVEETERGYITKGDANPVTDQDSGEPPVQDGQIVASAWRPTGEVVTIPHLGTAVMTVGDAIESGQSRLAVAFGLGSIRGTSGLAYLGLGLSGALYAIETARERRSVSDESRLGSDDGVALDPRLLCGVFALLVVVAAAGAMLVPAGTQSYGVVSAEFDSEQALVIERGTTETVPYVVANDGIVPVVSYVETESDHVAVDEGPATVGPRDDAEVPLSISAPAETGHYPAYVTEYRYLHVLPLPVIDALHDVHPWSPVVVIVSLLGGLTYGVGRRLCGPRDPRSRRDAARDRRTKTRSLIRKRY
- a CDS encoding DUF1102 domain-containing protein — encoded protein: MQRRKFVIGMGALASGTAAAIGTGAFSSVSANRDIDVEVADDASAYLRLEGTGGDNADYVTDDGNDGTLTIDLSPSNDGVAGGGEGVNPDAVTQIGNLFDIENQGTQEVDVIVAKHGDNADLVAFYPDGEAYDGDSLTDSAVTLGAGESTTICLEIDTEDSGLGDGDELLDSVTFSATA
- a CDS encoding DUF7344 domain-containing protein, whose protein sequence is MGGCHAEQTRDRNVPRRNQDELTEDELFELLSNRRRRHILHTLMDEAETADIGDLSQEIAAAEDGLAYEEVSSTDRKRVYTALQQSHLPKLDKAGVVEFDRDRGLVEPTPALENVEIYMDVVRGREIPWSDYYLGLTAVATLLLGATVAGFPLFADLPSHAWGVFVVVAFGVSALAHRYYARRNRLGIADEPPAVELEYRNRTEEGR
- a CDS encoding LLM class oxidoreductase, with the protein product MPTRGHENEGYRRLFDSDGLTFGAGFPLTGANRSTPDIEAELRLAERAEAVGFDGLWARDVPTYWPKFGDAGQTFDTWPWLSHVATRTNDIALGTSSIVLTLRHPIHVAKSAATVDRLSDGRLVLGVASGDRDPEYPAFGVDREERGRAFRDRFEAVRTVWREDFPTVEGEWGSLSGDLEVVPEPTTETIPLLPTGNARQSREWIAEHGDGWLFYHLPERTLEEYLVEWRESAGEKPFAIAVRVEFADDPTADAEPLHLGFRAGVEWFRDYFRRLEEYGLDHAIIGLENEDREAALSTFADEIIEPL